In a single window of the Delftia tsuruhatensis genome:
- a CDS encoding ABC transporter substrate-binding protein yields the protein MHTGFTPWAALALAASMSSGAFAQDRIKVGFMLPYSGTYTALGVAIENGFRQFVNEQGGKLGGREIEFFKVDDESDPAKATDNVNRLIKRDKVDVIVGTVHSGVAMAMARAAKESGTVLIVPNAGADAVTGAMCAPNIFRSSFSNWQSSYPMGVVAAKQEGKKTAMTITWKYAAGEEMTNAFKEGFEKEGGKVSKQLTVPFPNVEFQALLTEIAAARPDAVFAFFAGAGAVKFVKDYHAAGLHKTIPLYGPGFLTDGTLEAQGEAAQGLLTTLHYADELGTERDRRFRTAYAQAYKMMPDVYAVQGYDAAQMLGVGLKAAGGDMAKKAEFRQAIEKATIPSPRGDFTISKTHNPVQDVYLRKVVGQENQRVGVALKALGDPGRGCRM from the coding sequence ATGCACACCGGTTTCACCCCCTGGGCCGCCCTTGCCCTGGCCGCCTCGATGAGCAGCGGCGCCTTCGCGCAGGACAGGATCAAGGTCGGTTTCATGCTGCCCTACAGCGGCACCTATACCGCGCTGGGCGTGGCCATCGAGAACGGATTCCGGCAGTTCGTGAATGAGCAGGGCGGCAAGCTGGGCGGGCGCGAGATCGAGTTCTTCAAGGTCGATGACGAGTCCGACCCGGCCAAGGCCACGGACAACGTCAACCGCCTGATCAAGCGCGACAAGGTGGACGTGATCGTGGGCACGGTGCATTCGGGCGTGGCCATGGCCATGGCGCGCGCGGCCAAGGAAAGCGGCACCGTGCTCATCGTGCCCAATGCGGGCGCCGATGCGGTCACGGGCGCCATGTGTGCGCCCAACATCTTCCGCTCGTCCTTCTCCAACTGGCAGTCGTCCTATCCCATGGGCGTGGTGGCTGCAAAGCAGGAAGGCAAGAAGACCGCCATGACCATCACCTGGAAATACGCGGCTGGCGAGGAGATGACCAATGCCTTCAAGGAAGGCTTCGAGAAGGAGGGCGGCAAGGTCAGCAAGCAGCTCACCGTGCCGTTTCCCAACGTGGAATTCCAGGCCCTGCTGACCGAGATCGCGGCCGCCAGGCCGGATGCGGTGTTTGCCTTCTTCGCGGGCGCCGGGGCCGTGAAGTTCGTCAAGGACTACCATGCGGCCGGCCTGCACAAGACCATCCCGCTGTACGGCCCGGGCTTTCTGACCGACGGCACGCTGGAGGCCCAGGGCGAGGCCGCCCAGGGCCTGCTGACCACGCTGCACTACGCCGACGAACTGGGCACCGAGCGCGACAGGCGCTTTCGCACGGCCTACGCCCAAGCCTACAAGATGATGCCGGACGTCTACGCCGTGCAGGGCTACGACGCCGCCCAGATGCTGGGCGTGGGCCTGAAGGCGGCGGGCGGCGACATGGCGAAGAAGGCCGAGTTCCGCCAGGCCATCGAAAAGGCCACCATCCCCAGCCCGCGCGGCGACTTCACCATCAGCAAGACGCACAACCCCGTGCAGGACGTGTACCTGCGCAAGGTCGTGGGCCAGGAGAACCAGCGCGTGGGCGTGGCCCTCAAGGCCCTGGGCGACCCCGGCCGCGGCTGCCGCATGTGA
- a CDS encoding branched-chain amino acid ABC transporter permease produces the protein MDLATFLVQCLNAIQYGLLLFLLASGLTLIFGIMGVINLAHGSFYMIGAYMAFALAPLLGQHFITMLLAGVALSVVLGYALEWAFFSYLYEREHLQQVLMTFGLILVFEELRSMLVGNDVHGVSLPAWLSGSFELGALMSYPWYRLFASGVCLLVALALYWVVHRTRLGMMVRAGASNRDMVRGLGIAVKRLYRIVFAIGVALAALAGMIAAPMSSVYPGMGSSVLIICFVVVVIGGIGSITGALLASLLVGFVDTFGKLFFQELSGMSVYLLMALVLVWRPQGLMGQRS, from the coding sequence ATGGACCTCGCGACCTTTCTCGTGCAGTGCCTGAACGCCATCCAGTATGGGCTGCTGCTGTTCCTGCTGGCCTCGGGGCTGACGCTGATCTTCGGCATCATGGGCGTGATCAACCTGGCCCATGGCAGCTTCTACATGATCGGCGCCTACATGGCCTTCGCGCTGGCGCCGCTGCTGGGCCAGCACTTCATCACCATGCTGCTGGCGGGCGTGGCGCTGAGCGTGGTGCTGGGCTATGCGCTGGAGTGGGCCTTCTTCAGCTACCTCTACGAGCGCGAGCACCTGCAGCAGGTGCTGATGACCTTCGGCCTGATCCTGGTGTTCGAGGAGCTGCGCTCCATGCTGGTGGGCAACGACGTGCATGGCGTGTCCCTGCCCGCATGGCTGTCGGGCAGCTTCGAGCTGGGCGCCCTGATGAGCTATCCCTGGTACCGGCTGTTCGCCTCGGGCGTGTGCCTGCTGGTGGCGCTGGCGCTGTACTGGGTGGTCCACCGCACGCGCCTGGGCATGATGGTGCGCGCCGGCGCCAGCAACCGCGACATGGTGCGCGGCCTGGGCATAGCTGTGAAGCGCCTGTACCGCATCGTCTTCGCCATCGGCGTGGCGCTGGCGGCACTGGCCGGCATGATCGCCGCGCCCATGAGCTCGGTCTACCCGGGCATGGGCTCCAGCGTGCTCATCATCTGCTTCGTGGTGGTGGTCATCGGCGGCATCGGCTCGATCACGGGGGCGCTGCTGGCCTCGCTGCTGGTGGGCTTTGTGGACACCTTCGGCAAGCTGTTCTTCCAGGAGTTGAGCGGCATGAGCGTGTATCTGCTGATGGCGCTGGTGCTGGTGTGGCGGCCCCAGGGGCTGATGGGGCAAAGGAGCTGA
- a CDS encoding branched-chain amino acid ABC transporter permease, which translates to MAVTNPSPALLAAGERSGQPPPSACAWRACALPLACALLLALAGPWWSDYLSGLVVKTMILALFALSLQLLVGGTGLVSLGHAAFMGLGAYAAVLAAGREAGLPAMLGWALLASGGYALLVGLLSLRTRGIYFIMVTLAFAQLAYFVFHDSDIGGGSDGLYLMARPAWGPLDMENPQVRYYVVLAALALAYAFLARLQQSRFGAALAGIRVNEQRMRAAGFTPYGYKLAAFVLAGMLAGLAGFLLAVRDAVVNPELLSWHHSGEVLLMVILGGLGSLRGAVIGTVAFVALKEVVSTHAIVGPLADHWQLSLGLAIIVLVALLPKGLMGLGQRKGKGNETGKEVSHG; encoded by the coding sequence ATGGCGGTCACCAACCCTTCCCCGGCCCTGCTGGCCGCCGGTGAGCGCAGCGGGCAGCCGCCGCCATCGGCCTGCGCCTGGCGCGCCTGTGCCCTGCCGCTGGCCTGCGCGCTGCTGCTGGCGCTGGCCGGCCCCTGGTGGTCGGACTATCTGTCGGGCCTGGTGGTCAAGACCATGATCCTGGCCCTCTTCGCGCTGAGCCTGCAGCTGCTGGTGGGCGGCACGGGCCTGGTCAGCCTGGGCCATGCGGCCTTCATGGGCCTGGGCGCCTACGCGGCCGTGCTGGCGGCGGGCAGGGAGGCCGGGCTACCCGCCATGCTGGGCTGGGCCCTGCTGGCTTCGGGCGGCTATGCGCTGCTGGTGGGCCTGCTGAGCCTGCGCACGCGCGGCATCTACTTCATCATGGTGACGCTGGCCTTCGCGCAGCTGGCCTACTTCGTGTTCCACGACTCGGACATCGGCGGCGGCAGCGACGGCCTGTACCTGATGGCGCGGCCCGCCTGGGGCCCCCTCGACATGGAAAACCCGCAGGTGCGCTACTACGTGGTGCTGGCCGCGCTGGCCCTGGCCTATGCCTTCCTGGCGCGGCTGCAGCAGTCGCGCTTCGGCGCGGCGCTGGCGGGCATCCGCGTCAACGAGCAGCGCATGCGCGCGGCCGGCTTCACTCCCTACGGCTACAAGCTCGCGGCCTTCGTGCTGGCCGGCATGCTGGCGGGCCTGGCAGGCTTTCTGCTGGCCGTGCGCGATGCCGTGGTCAACCCCGAGCTGCTGTCCTGGCACCACTCGGGCGAGGTGCTGCTGATGGTCATCCTCGGCGGCCTGGGTTCGCTGCGCGGCGCCGTGATCGGCACCGTGGCCTTCGTCGCGCTCAAGGAGGTCGTGTCCACGCATGCCATCGTCGGCCCCCTGGCCGACCACTGGCAACTGAGCCTGGGCCTGGCCATCATCGTGCTGGTGGCCCTGCTGCCCAAGGGCCTGATGGGACTGGGGCAGCGCAAGGGCAAGGGCAATGAAACAGGCAAGGAGGTCAGCCATGGCTGA
- a CDS encoding ABC transporter ATP-binding protein, giving the protein MAESLMRVRGLTRRFGGLTAVGGVDMDLHEGEVHAVIGTNGAGKSTLVNMLSGELAASEGRIELAGRDVTRMPQPLRARAGVGRSYQRTTIFPEFSALENCRLAAQAQMAHRPWQLWPLWQASARCTASLRQAQAALERAGLQGHALSVAGTLSHGAKRQLEVAMCLATGPRVLLLDEPLAGMGAEETERMLALLQQLKHGHAVLLVEHDMDAVFRIADRITVMVNGCVVATGTPAQIRVDPVVRTAYLGEDHE; this is encoded by the coding sequence ATGGCTGAATCCCTGATGCGCGTGCGCGGCCTCACGCGGCGCTTTGGTGGCCTGACTGCCGTGGGCGGCGTGGACATGGACCTGCACGAAGGCGAAGTCCATGCCGTGATCGGCACCAATGGTGCGGGCAAGTCCACCCTGGTCAACATGCTCTCGGGTGAGCTGGCCGCCAGCGAAGGGCGCATCGAGCTGGCGGGCCGCGACGTGACGCGCATGCCCCAGCCGCTGCGCGCCCGCGCCGGCGTGGGCCGCAGCTACCAGCGCACCACCATCTTTCCCGAGTTCTCGGCGCTGGAGAACTGCCGCCTCGCGGCCCAGGCGCAGATGGCGCACCGGCCCTGGCAACTGTGGCCGCTGTGGCAGGCGTCCGCACGCTGCACCGCCAGCCTGCGCCAGGCCCAGGCGGCCCTGGAGCGCGCGGGCCTGCAAGGCCATGCGCTGAGCGTGGCCGGCACGCTCAGCCACGGCGCCAAGCGACAGCTCGAAGTGGCCATGTGCCTGGCCACGGGGCCGCGCGTGCTGCTGCTGGACGAGCCGCTGGCCGGCATGGGCGCCGAGGAGACCGAGCGCATGCTGGCCCTGCTGCAGCAGCTCAAGCACGGCCATGCGGTGCTGCTGGTCGAGCACGACATGGACGCCGTGTTCCGCATCGCCGACCGCATCACGGTGATGGTCAACGGCTGCGTGGTGGCCACGGGCACGCCCGCGCAGATCCGCGTCGATCCCGTGGTGCGCACGGCCTACCTGGGAGAAGACCATGAGTGA
- a CDS encoding ABC transporter ATP-binding protein, protein MFSLEGLHTCYGDSHILQGVDLELRAGQAVGLLGRNGMGKTTLIRTLMGYVPARAGRLRADGCDCTGAPPERMARLGIGYVPEGRGIFPNLSVRENLVMSARAGPGGERHWTLERVLATFPRLAERLGNGGDQLSGGEQQMLSIGRALMTHPRLLILDEATEGLAPLVVAEIWRVIAAIRATGISTLIVDRDYRKVLAHTDRAVVMEKGRLALQADSRDLLAQPERLSALLGV, encoded by the coding sequence ATGTTTTCTCTGGAGGGCCTGCACACCTGCTACGGCGACAGCCACATCCTGCAGGGCGTGGACCTGGAACTGCGCGCAGGCCAGGCCGTGGGCCTGCTGGGACGCAACGGCATGGGCAAAACCACGCTGATCCGCACGCTCATGGGCTATGTGCCGGCGCGCGCGGGCCGGCTGCGCGCCGATGGCTGCGACTGCACGGGCGCGCCGCCCGAACGCATGGCGCGGCTGGGCATCGGCTATGTGCCCGAGGGGCGCGGCATCTTCCCCAACCTCAGCGTGCGCGAGAACCTGGTCATGAGCGCGCGAGCCGGCCCCGGCGGCGAGCGCCACTGGACGCTGGAGCGCGTGCTGGCCACCTTCCCGCGCCTGGCCGAGCGTCTGGGCAACGGCGGCGACCAGCTGTCGGGTGGCGAGCAGCAGATGCTGTCCATCGGCCGCGCGCTGATGACGCACCCGCGCCTGCTGATCCTCGACGAAGCCACCGAGGGCCTGGCGCCCCTGGTGGTGGCCGAGATCTGGCGCGTGATCGCCGCCATCCGCGCCACCGGCATCTCCACCCTGATCGTGGACCGCGACTACCGCAAGGTGCTGGCCCACACCGACCGCGCCGTGGTCATGGAAAAGGGCCGGCTGGCGCTGCAGGCCGATTCGCGGGACCTGCTGGCGCAGCCGGAGCGCCTGTCGGCGTTGCTGGGCGTGTGA
- a CDS encoding hotdog fold thioesterase, giving the protein MPIWKRSFTLEDITSLSADTAVSHLGIEFTEIGDDFLRGRVHVDQRTCQPYGILHGGVNVVLAETLGSVAAACSIPEGWRSVGLNVSANHVRAARQGWVTGTARPVHLGQTTHVWAIELHDETGRLTCTCSLTMALLPPTHAQNVKLAAQPPVAAQP; this is encoded by the coding sequence ATGCCGATCTGGAAGCGCAGCTTCACCCTCGAAGACATCACCTCGCTGAGCGCCGACACGGCCGTCTCGCACCTGGGCATCGAGTTCACCGAAATCGGTGACGACTTCCTGCGCGGCCGCGTGCACGTGGACCAGCGCACCTGCCAGCCCTACGGCATCCTGCACGGCGGCGTGAACGTGGTGCTGGCCGAAACCCTGGGCTCGGTGGCCGCGGCCTGCTCCATCCCCGAAGGCTGGCGCAGCGTGGGCCTGAACGTCTCGGCCAACCATGTGCGCGCCGCGCGCCAGGGCTGGGTCACGGGCACGGCCCGCCCCGTGCACCTGGGCCAGACCACCCATGTCTGGGCCATCGAACTGCACGACGAAACCGGCCGCCTGACCTGCACCTGCAGCCTGACCATGGCGCTGCTGCCGCCGACCCACGCCCAGAACGTCAAGCTCGCGGCGCAGCCGCCAGTGGCGGCGCAGCCCTGA
- a CDS encoding acetyl-CoA hydrolase/transferase family protein, with protein sequence MSLADRVRFPEFLSRTMTAEQAAALIPHGVNVGMSGFTGAGYPKALPQAIARHAKSEHAAGRPYKINVWTGASTAAEMDGALAEAGALGQRLPFNTDPTCRARINAGEIDFIDMHLSHVAQHAWFGFLGPMSVAVVEVLGVTEDGRLIPSTAVGNNKTWLEIADKVILEVNTKPPIQMEGMHDIYYGTAIPPRRVPIALTHADDRIGEPYLRVDPAKVVAVVETHKGDRDNVFAQPDANSNLIAASIIDFLAHEMKMGRLPKEMLPIQSGVGNVANAVLAGLLTGPFENLLGFTEVLQDGMLDLLRAGKMAKASATSISLSGSAYRDFEENIDFYRDRIILRPQEISNHPELVRRLGVIAMNSMIEADIYGNINSTHVMGTGMMNGIGGSGDFARNGYLSFFVTPSVAKGGKISCIVPMCSHVDHTEHDTQIIVTEQGLADLRGLSPRKRAQVIIDRCAHPDFRPQLQDYFDRAQRQGALHTPHILSEALSWHQRFVDTGDMRA encoded by the coding sequence ATGTCCCTCGCAGACCGCGTACGTTTCCCAGAATTCCTTTCGCGCACCATGACGGCCGAGCAGGCCGCCGCCCTGATCCCCCACGGCGTCAACGTCGGCATGAGCGGGTTCACGGGCGCGGGCTACCCCAAGGCCCTGCCCCAGGCCATCGCCCGGCACGCCAAGAGCGAACACGCGGCCGGCCGGCCCTACAAGATCAATGTCTGGACCGGCGCCTCCACGGCCGCCGAGATGGACGGCGCCTTGGCCGAGGCCGGCGCCCTGGGCCAGCGCCTGCCCTTCAACACCGACCCGACCTGCCGCGCCCGGATCAATGCCGGCGAGATCGACTTCATCGACATGCACCTGTCCCACGTGGCCCAGCATGCGTGGTTCGGCTTCCTGGGCCCCATGAGCGTGGCCGTGGTCGAGGTGCTGGGCGTGACCGAGGACGGCCGCCTGATTCCCTCCACCGCCGTGGGCAACAACAAGACCTGGCTGGAGATCGCCGACAAGGTGATCCTGGAGGTCAACACCAAGCCGCCCATCCAGATGGAAGGCATGCACGACATCTACTACGGCACGGCCATTCCGCCGCGCCGCGTGCCCATCGCCCTGACCCATGCCGATGACCGCATCGGCGAGCCCTATCTGCGCGTGGACCCGGCCAAGGTGGTCGCCGTGGTCGAAACCCACAAGGGCGACCGCGACAACGTCTTCGCCCAGCCGGACGCCAACTCCAACCTGATCGCCGCCTCCATCATCGACTTCCTCGCGCACGAGATGAAGATGGGCCGCCTGCCCAAGGAGATGCTGCCCATCCAGTCGGGCGTGGGCAATGTGGCCAATGCCGTGCTGGCCGGCCTGCTGACGGGCCCCTTCGAGAACCTGCTGGGCTTCACCGAGGTGCTGCAGGACGGGATGCTGGACCTGCTGCGCGCAGGCAAGATGGCCAAGGCCTCGGCCACTTCGATCTCGCTGTCCGGCAGCGCCTACAGGGACTTCGAGGAGAACATCGACTTCTACCGCGACCGCATCATCCTGCGCCCCCAGGAGATCAGCAACCACCCCGAGCTGGTGCGCCGGCTGGGCGTGATCGCCATGAACTCCATGATCGAGGCCGACATCTACGGCAACATCAACTCCACCCACGTCATGGGCACGGGGATGATGAACGGCATCGGCGGCTCGGGCGACTTCGCGCGCAACGGCTACCTGTCCTTCTTCGTCACGCCCTCGGTGGCCAAGGGCGGCAAGATCAGCTGCATCGTGCCCATGTGCTCGCACGTGGACCATACCGAGCACGACACGCAGATCATCGTCACCGAGCAGGGCCTGGCCGACCTGCGCGGCCTGTCGCCGCGCAAGCGCGCCCAGGTCATCATCGACCGCTGCGCCCATCCCGACTTCCGTCCCCAGCTGCAGGACTACTTCGACCGCGCCCAGCGCCAGGGCGCGCTGCACACGCCGCACATCCTGAGCGAGGCGCTGAGCTGGCACCAGCGCTTCGTGGACACAGGCGACATGCGCGCCTGA
- a CDS encoding solute carrier family 23 protein, whose amino-acid sequence MGLFQWTEKSADQLQRGGVIGPDERLPWPQTGLMGIQHVIAMFGSTVLAPILMGFDPNVAVLMSGIGTLIFFLITGGKVPSYLGSSFAFIGVVIAATAYGGKGANGNIGVALGGIIACGAVYALIGFIVQMVGTRWIERFMPPVVTGAVVAVIGLNLAAIPVKNMAANNFESWMQALTFVCVGLVAVFTRGMVQRLLILVGLIAASLLYGLFTNVLGMGKPVDLSGVAGAAWFGLPQFHAPVFSGPAMVLIVPVVIILVAENLGHIKAVTAMTGKNLDQYMGRAFIGDGVATMVSGAAGGTGVTTYAENIGVMAATRIYSTAVFFVAAVLAVLLGFSPKFGALIQAIPLPVMGGVSIVVFGLIAVAGAKIWVDNRVDFSQNKNLIVAAITLILGTGDFTLKFGDFALGGIGTATFGAIILYALLDHARDDQQLIH is encoded by the coding sequence ATGGGCCTTTTCCAATGGACGGAGAAATCCGCCGACCAGCTGCAACGGGGAGGCGTGATCGGCCCCGATGAGCGCCTGCCCTGGCCCCAGACCGGGCTGATGGGCATACAGCACGTGATCGCCATGTTCGGCTCCACCGTGCTGGCGCCCATCCTCATGGGGTTCGACCCCAACGTGGCCGTGCTCATGAGCGGCATCGGCACGCTCATCTTCTTCCTGATCACGGGCGGCAAGGTGCCCAGCTACCTGGGCTCGTCCTTCGCCTTCATCGGCGTGGTCATCGCGGCCACGGCCTATGGCGGCAAGGGTGCCAACGGCAACATCGGCGTGGCGCTGGGCGGCATCATCGCCTGCGGCGCGGTCTATGCGCTGATCGGATTCATCGTGCAGATGGTGGGCACGCGCTGGATCGAGCGCTTCATGCCGCCCGTGGTCACGGGCGCCGTGGTGGCGGTGATCGGGCTGAACCTGGCGGCCATTCCCGTCAAGAACATGGCGGCCAACAACTTCGAATCCTGGATGCAGGCCCTGACCTTCGTCTGCGTGGGCCTGGTGGCCGTGTTCACGCGCGGCATGGTGCAGCGCCTGCTGATCCTGGTGGGCCTGATCGCGGCCAGCCTGCTGTACGGCCTGTTCACCAATGTGCTGGGCATGGGCAAGCCCGTGGACCTGTCGGGCGTGGCGGGCGCCGCCTGGTTCGGCCTGCCCCAGTTCCACGCGCCCGTGTTCAGCGGCCCGGCCATGGTGCTCATCGTGCCCGTGGTCATCATCCTGGTGGCCGAGAACCTGGGCCACATCAAGGCCGTGACCGCCATGACCGGCAAGAACCTGGACCAGTACATGGGCCGGGCCTTCATCGGCGACGGCGTGGCCACCATGGTCAGCGGCGCGGCCGGCGGCACGGGCGTGACCACCTACGCCGAGAACATCGGCGTGATGGCCGCCACGCGCATCTACTCGACGGCCGTGTTCTTCGTGGCCGCCGTGCTGGCCGTGCTGCTGGGCTTCTCGCCCAAGTTCGGCGCGCTGATCCAGGCGATCCCGCTGCCCGTGATGGGCGGCGTGTCCATCGTGGTCTTCGGCCTGATCGCCGTGGCCGGCGCCAAGATCTGGGTGGACAACCGCGTGGACTTCTCGCAGAACAAGAACCTGATCGTGGCAGCCATCACGCTGATCCTGGGCACGGGCGACTTCACGCTCAAGTTCGGCGATTTCGCGCTGGGCGGCATCGGGACCGCGACTTTCGGTGCCATCATCCTCTACGCGCTGCTCGACCACGCAAGGGATGACCAGCAACTCATTCATTGA
- a CDS encoding acetoacetate--CoA ligase — MSHTPAFIPQIRLYQDWLRERHGLQFDSYDALWRWSVTDLDAFWQSIWDYNALQSPTPHTAVLERNTMPGAQWFPGAQINYTRQALRHVDAAHAAGMPAVVSRNEAGRHRELSWPDLRRQVAALALHLKAQGVGRGDRVAAYLPNIPEAMVALLATASLGAVWSICAPDMGTNAVLDRFRQIAPKALIAVDGVHYAGRDIDRMAVLAELREGLPSVEHVVLVPNLDLEASLADAADYGQVTARDDAATAAFEPEWLPFDHPLWIVYSSGTTGLPKPIVHGHGGMVLVALQLKALHNDVGCSYHPNSWGERYHWYSSTGWVMWNAQVSGLLGGTTCVIFDGSPGGSKERPDWGVLWRFAAETGVTSFGSGAAFYANCMKAGVDLAQCGDLSRIRSLGTTGSPLSPEVQSWGTAQFAGMGRPGIWWNNISGGTDFAGAFIGGHRELPQEPGIMQCRQLGAAVEAWDAQGQPVIDEVGELVCTQPIPSMPLYLWGDTDGGRYLSSYFDMYPPGHGRQPGGGHGPVSMGPVWRHGDWIRILPGGGCIIYGRSDATINRHGLRMGTSEIYSAVESLPEVLDSLVVDLEFLGRESYMPLFVVLRPGVALDEALRARLQAAIRQALSPRFVPDEIVQVAEIPRTLSGKKQELPIKKLLLGQPLDKVVNKEAMANPGCLDWYVDFAARHAQRQAAVSGAA; from the coding sequence ATGAGCCACACCCCTGCCTTCATCCCCCAGATCCGCCTGTACCAGGACTGGCTGCGCGAGCGCCACGGCCTGCAGTTCGACAGCTACGACGCGCTGTGGCGCTGGTCGGTGACCGACCTGGACGCCTTCTGGCAAAGCATCTGGGACTACAACGCGCTGCAGTCGCCCACGCCGCACACGGCCGTGCTGGAGCGCAACACCATGCCCGGCGCCCAGTGGTTTCCGGGCGCCCAAATCAACTACACGCGCCAGGCGCTGCGCCATGTGGATGCCGCCCATGCGGCCGGCATGCCCGCCGTGGTCAGCCGCAACGAGGCAGGCCGCCACCGCGAACTGTCCTGGCCGGACCTGCGCCGCCAGGTCGCCGCCCTGGCCCTGCACCTGAAGGCCCAGGGCGTGGGCCGCGGCGACCGCGTGGCCGCCTACCTGCCCAACATCCCCGAGGCCATGGTCGCCCTGCTGGCCACGGCCAGCCTGGGCGCCGTCTGGAGCATCTGCGCGCCCGACATGGGCACCAACGCGGTGCTGGACCGCTTTCGCCAGATCGCGCCCAAGGCGCTGATCGCCGTCGATGGCGTGCACTACGCAGGGCGCGATATCGACCGCATGGCCGTGCTGGCGGAGCTGCGCGAGGGCCTGCCCAGCGTGGAGCATGTGGTCCTGGTGCCCAACCTGGACCTGGAGGCCAGCCTGGCCGATGCCGCCGACTACGGCCAGGTCACGGCCCGCGACGACGCGGCCACGGCGGCCTTCGAGCCCGAATGGCTGCCCTTCGACCACCCGCTGTGGATCGTCTACTCCAGCGGCACCACCGGCCTGCCCAAGCCCATCGTCCACGGCCATGGCGGCATGGTGCTGGTGGCCCTGCAGCTCAAGGCCCTGCACAACGACGTGGGCTGCAGCTACCACCCCAACAGCTGGGGCGAGCGTTACCACTGGTACAGCTCCACGGGCTGGGTGATGTGGAACGCCCAGGTCTCGGGCCTGCTGGGCGGCACCACCTGCGTGATCTTCGACGGCAGCCCCGGCGGCAGCAAGGAAAGGCCCGACTGGGGCGTGCTGTGGCGCTTCGCGGCCGAGACCGGCGTGACCAGCTTCGGCTCGGGCGCGGCCTTCTACGCCAACTGCATGAAGGCCGGCGTGGACCTCGCGCAGTGCGGGGACCTGTCGCGCATCCGCAGCCTGGGCACCACGGGCTCGCCACTGTCGCCCGAGGTGCAAAGCTGGGGCACGGCGCAGTTCGCAGGCATGGGGCGTCCCGGCATCTGGTGGAACAACATCTCGGGCGGCACCGACTTCGCGGGCGCCTTCATCGGCGGCCATCGCGAGCTGCCGCAGGAGCCGGGCATCATGCAGTGCCGCCAGCTGGGCGCGGCCGTCGAGGCCTGGGACGCGCAGGGCCAGCCCGTCATCGACGAGGTAGGCGAGCTGGTCTGCACCCAGCCCATCCCCTCCATGCCCCTGTACCTGTGGGGTGACACGGACGGCGGGCGCTACCTGTCCAGCTACTTCGACATGTATCCGCCCGGCCATGGCCGCCAGCCCGGTGGCGGCCATGGCCCGGTGTCCATGGGCCCGGTCTGGCGCCATGGCGACTGGATCCGCATCCTGCCCGGGGGCGGCTGCATCATCTACGGCCGCAGCGACGCCACCATCAACCGCCACGGCCTGCGCATGGGTACCAGCGAGATCTACAGCGCCGTCGAATCCCTGCCCGAAGTGCTGGACTCCCTGGTCGTGGACCTCGAATTCCTGGGCCGCGAAAGCTACATGCCGCTGTTCGTGGTGCTGCGCCCCGGCGTGGCGCTGGACGAGGCGCTGCGCGCGCGCCTGCAGGCCGCCATCCGCCAGGCGCTGTCGCCGCGCTTCGTGCCCGACGAGATCGTGCAGGTGGCCGAGATCCCGCGCACGCTCAGCGGCAAGAAGCAGGAGCTGCCCATCAAGAAGCTGCTGCTGGGCCAGCCGCTGGACAAGGTGGTCAACAAGGAGGCCATGGCCAACCCCGGCTGCCTGGATTGGTACGTGGACTTCGCCGCGCGCCATGCGCAGCGGCAGGCCGCCGTCTCCGGGGCTGCCTGA